The following coding sequences are from one Methanohalophilus halophilus window:
- a CDS encoding glycosyltransferase family protein: MFKPQFEKSIDYILAIVGFILGILIISLYTMSPTIHLVTIGMALTLGCALYIILKKRLLITNNVQKSSINEKRILDIAYLLFFSLSLIIWNTSVDRPFSYFLIFSLCAGALALSIYLSDNKLDYYIQYGKIILLSFNIKYSIYMLAGYIPGVDTYWHSKMNELLALSGNIASLQEKEFYFPIMHIQTAVMEIVSAAPIKDASNFAIIVPFVIASTFVYLVGRELFGEKIGLFAMLLVNFSDFHIYWGSAPQTTSYGIILYYLLMYVLYKIFSENFNPKWITMSIFLMITLIITHAVSSFIFVVTMFALAMGSLIYNYWYEKDRKILYNGLFLISVVALLQHWFIALYSKGGKPFFDKIVSSLHYYVTGVADFLDRPEVIADIATTLPPFIERFADTLGLSLYLFFAIMGSLLALSYKYRNQINFNYILVMIILFGITFAFPLFGIRNIIPSRWFAFEYFIVSIFAAFAIIQLSHVTNKIILKKVFIVTIFCMMAFFMSASTFSGSNVDSPIWLEDSTISTTYNTAEIQAAETMALFSDNFFSDSRYGSSVLGVYLSDSGSKRNLTTSFNNKEQIHKRKKHIFLWRNYMLNRPIRTHVRIEGYDQIVAKNEVLGHNTLESLYNSQKIYTNNEIIGYYVR; the protein is encoded by the coding sequence ATGTTTAAGCCTCAATTTGAAAAAAGTATAGATTATATTCTGGCTATTGTCGGTTTTATACTGGGGATACTCATAATTTCTCTGTATACAATGAGTCCCACCATCCATCTGGTAACCATCGGCATGGCACTTACTTTGGGCTGTGCATTGTATATAATATTAAAGAAAAGACTTCTCATTACAAACAACGTTCAAAAATCCAGCATCAATGAAAAACGAATATTAGATATTGCATATCTGCTCTTTTTCAGCCTTTCACTGATAATATGGAACACTTCAGTAGATCGGCCTTTCAGTTATTTTTTGATATTCTCTCTCTGTGCCGGAGCACTGGCTCTTTCAATCTATCTGAGTGATAACAAACTGGACTATTATATACAGTATGGAAAAATTATTCTTCTCTCATTCAACATCAAATATTCCATCTATATGCTTGCTGGCTATATTCCCGGAGTGGATACATACTGGCATTCCAAAATGAACGAATTACTTGCTTTATCAGGAAATATTGCGTCTCTGCAAGAAAAAGAATTCTACTTTCCAATTATGCACATCCAAACGGCAGTTATGGAAATCGTCTCTGCAGCACCCATTAAAGATGCCAGCAATTTTGCCATTATCGTTCCTTTTGTTATTGCAAGTACTTTTGTATATTTGGTCGGCAGAGAACTTTTCGGAGAAAAAATCGGCCTCTTTGCTATGCTACTTGTAAATTTCAGTGATTTCCACATATACTGGGGGTCTGCGCCCCAGACCACCTCTTATGGAATTATATTGTATTATCTGTTGATGTATGTATTATACAAAATATTCAGTGAAAACTTCAATCCAAAATGGATAACGATGTCAATATTTCTGATGATTACTTTGATAATTACACATGCTGTTTCTTCATTTATATTTGTAGTAACCATGTTTGCTCTGGCCATGGGTTCTTTGATCTATAACTATTGGTATGAAAAAGACAGAAAGATTCTTTACAATGGTCTATTTTTGATATCAGTTGTGGCTCTCCTGCAGCACTGGTTTATAGCCTTGTATTCCAAGGGAGGAAAACCTTTTTTTGATAAGATAGTGTCTTCATTACATTATTATGTAACCGGAGTTGCAGATTTTCTAGACAGGCCTGAAGTAATTGCAGATATTGCTACAACTCTGCCTCCATTCATAGAAAGATTTGCAGATACATTGGGATTATCACTTTACCTTTTCTTTGCAATCATGGGTTCATTACTGGCTCTTTCATACAAATACAGAAACCAGATCAATTTTAATTATATTCTTGTAATGATCATCCTGTTTGGGATCACTTTTGCCTTTCCACTCTTTGGAATCAGGAACATAATTCCAAGTCGATGGTTTGCTTTTGAATACTTTATTGTGAGTATATTTGCAGCTTTTGCAATTATCCAGTTATCTCATGTGACAAACAAGATAATCTTGAAAAAAGTATTTATAGTAACCATATTTTGTATGATGGCATTTTTTATGTCTGCCAGTACCTTTTCAGGTTCAAATGTGGATAGCCCAATATGGTTAGAAGATTCCACCATTTCCACAACGTACAATACTGCTGAAATACAGGCCGCAGAAACTATGGCACTATTTTCTGATAATTTTTTTAGTGATAGTAGATATGGAAGTTCTGTTTTAGGGGTTTATCTAAGTGATTCTGGTAGCAAGCGTAACCTAACAACTTCTTTCAATAACAAAGAACAAATACACAAAAGAAAAAAACATATTTTTCTTTGGCGAAATTATATGTTAAATCGGCCAATTAGAACTCATGTCAGAATCGAGGGATATGACCAAATTGTTGCGAAAAATGAGGTATTGGGACATAATACATTGGAAAGTTTATATAACTCACAGAAGATATATACAAACAATGAAATCATCGGATATTATGTTCGGTAA
- a CDS encoding glycosyltransferase family protein: protein MVSNNSILKQFIEIESNSNLWNYEINGIHLWPLIRTNTLTYANNKTKGYCTAHAGTNKTNFLKPRFLINSLKTQLFFIANKADYDSLFITTKRYLSESGRYNDYFFGPYFSLFSKPLIFESSFQGQTRQPWEKEEKYLFDFVVLSSAVKAMIKLQLKQSKYKKEIAEFTSLVCQSFSIPDYYLKLYKLLNRRFHSTKYIKSYTNKISDRLDGKIAFIHCASNHPTHGEIIKSLKENGITTVELQHGYVGTEHPAYNNPAGDAQLIAKEYLPDYFLTFGKYWNEQIQTPSKVVTVGNPSFNSSRDYYEKNCTVDPNSILIISQGTATPRMVKIATYLSEVFPERTIIFKLHPGEVPFRERYEQLDQFENIVIKTYDYIHELIASTKIIVGYYSTTLFEAMAYSNKRIFVLQNDLIPDSIGYKFSACDELRDAILNPKLGYSTADSSYFWEPDWESRIAEFLGGLSQK from the coding sequence ATGGTTTCAAATAACAGCATATTGAAACAATTTATTGAAATTGAAAGTAACTCAAATCTATGGAATTATGAGATCAATGGCATTCATCTATGGCCTCTTATTAGAACAAATACTCTTACATATGCTAACAATAAGACTAAAGGTTATTGCACGGCTCACGCAGGTACCAATAAAACTAATTTTTTGAAACCTCGTTTCCTAATCAATTCATTGAAAACCCAGCTCTTTTTTATTGCAAACAAAGCAGATTATGACTCCCTGTTCATCACTACCAAAAGGTATCTTTCAGAATCCGGCAGGTATAATGATTATTTTTTTGGACCATATTTTTCCCTCTTTTCAAAACCACTTATTTTTGAAAGCAGTTTTCAGGGCCAGACCAGACAACCATGGGAAAAGGAAGAAAAATATCTATTTGACTTTGTTGTGCTTTCCTCTGCAGTAAAAGCTATGATAAAATTACAACTTAAGCAGAGTAAATACAAAAAGGAAATAGCAGAATTCACGTCTCTGGTATGCCAATCATTTTCAATTCCGGATTATTACCTAAAGTTATATAAACTACTGAATCGAAGATTCCACAGCACAAAATACATAAAATCCTACACTAACAAAATTAGCGATCGGCTCGATGGAAAGATTGCTTTCATACATTGTGCGTCCAATCATCCAACACATGGAGAAATAATCAAAAGTTTAAAAGAAAATGGAATTACTACAGTCGAATTACAACATGGTTATGTTGGTACAGAACACCCTGCCTATAATAATCCAGCAGGAGATGCACAGTTAATTGCTAAAGAGTATTTACCCGATTATTTTCTTACTTTTGGTAAATACTGGAACGAACAAATCCAGACACCAAGCAAAGTCGTAACTGTTGGAAATCCTTCCTTTAATAGTTCCAGAGATTATTATGAGAAGAATTGTACTGTTGATCCCAATTCTATTCTAATAATATCCCAGGGCACGGCCACCCCTCGAATGGTCAAAATTGCTACATATCTTTCAGAAGTGTTTCCAGAAAGAACAATTATTTTCAAACTCCATCCCGGAGAAGTGCCCTTTAGAGAACGGTATGAGCAACTTGATCAATTTGAAAATATAGTTATAAAGACCTATGATTATATACATGAACTCATAGCATCAACCAAAATAATCGTGGGATATTATTCTACAACACTCTTTGAAGCTATGGCATACAGCAATAAAAGAATCTTTGTCTTACAAAATGATTTAATCCCGGATTCAATAGGATACAAATTTTCTGCATGCGATGAACTGAGAGATGCAATTTTGAACCCTAAATTAGGGTATTCTACAGCAGACTCCTCGTATTTCTGGGAGCCAGACTGGGAATCCAGGATAGCGGAGTTTTTAGGCGGATTGTCGCAGAAGTGA
- a CDS encoding glycosyltransferase, translated as MDINVKEDEQKNLLILTPAYPNSDNSFIGEKFVKDQIAALSPYFKNIYVIAPVLYSFKRYKKDKMCHDYSYDNIKVFFPRCYYIPIFYFNKILIDNRLKVFIDTIERNGLNIDIIHAHMTWPSGYISAKLKEKYNVASVLTIHENGDWFEKEVNMNYPLINYAWEKNDVLIRVNKKDVPLLKTYNSNTYSIPNGYSSNYKVLDKSECREKLNIGQEKQLLFSVGNLIERKGFNFLTDAIHASAKTNPNILCVIGGSGPLKNKLQKQIDNLNINEHVVLTGFIPEDLLSVWMNASNVFVMPSLSESFGVVQIEAMACGKPVVATRNGGSEEIVTSDDYGLLVEAGDSQTLAKKIGIALDKTWDEEKIINYAKQYQWDNIAEQIPEIYETV; from the coding sequence ATGGACATAAACGTAAAAGAAGATGAACAAAAAAATTTATTGATTTTAACTCCGGCATATCCAAACTCAGATAATTCATTTATTGGTGAGAAATTCGTAAAAGATCAAATTGCTGCCTTAAGTCCTTATTTCAAAAACATCTATGTAATTGCTCCAGTCCTGTATAGTTTCAAAAGATATAAAAAAGATAAGATGTGCCATGATTATAGCTATGATAACATCAAAGTATTTTTTCCAAGATGTTACTATATACCAATATTCTATTTTAACAAAATACTAATTGACAATCGGTTGAAAGTTTTTATTGATACAATTGAAAGAAATGGATTGAATATTGACATTATACATGCTCATATGACATGGCCCTCGGGATATATTTCTGCAAAACTAAAGGAAAAATATAATGTGGCCAGCGTTCTAACGATACATGAAAATGGAGATTGGTTTGAAAAAGAAGTAAATATGAACTATCCACTTATAAACTATGCATGGGAAAAGAATGATGTATTGATACGAGTTAACAAAAAAGATGTTCCATTATTGAAAACGTATAATTCAAATACATATTCGATACCAAACGGATATTCTTCAAATTACAAAGTTTTAGATAAATCTGAATGTCGTGAAAAGTTAAATATCGGACAGGAAAAACAGTTATTGTTCAGTGTTGGTAATTTGATTGAAAGGAAAGGTTTCAATTTTTTAACTGATGCAATTCATGCTTCTGCTAAAACAAATCCCAATATATTATGTGTTATTGGTGGTTCCGGCCCACTCAAAAATAAACTACAAAAACAAATCGATAATTTAAATATTAATGAGCATGTGGTTCTTACAGGATTCATCCCAGAAGATTTGTTGTCTGTTTGGATGAATGCCAGTAATGTTTTTGTAATGCCGAGTTTAAGTGAAAGTTTTGGCGTAGTGCAAATAGAAGCAATGGCATGTGGAAAACCTGTGGTTGCTACCCGCAACGGTGGAAGTGAGGAGATCGTAACTTCCGATGATTACGGGCTGCTGGTTGAAGCAGGTGATTCGCAGACTCTGGCCAAGAAGATTGGGATTGCATTGGATAAGACATGGGATGAAGAGAAGATTATAAATTATGCCAAACAGTACCAATGGGATAACATTGCGGAGCAGATACCGGAAATTTATGAAACAGTTTAA